One region of Mycolicibacterium rhodesiae NBB3 genomic DNA includes:
- a CDS encoding TetR/AcrR family transcriptional regulator, whose protein sequence is MATSPNLHELRRLTTRQALRRAALASFASKGFSNVTVTELAREAGVTERTFFRHFPTKEAVLFADYETQVEWLSDALARRPPSESVFDAVLAAVDSFPHDFEVVRQAASARTELISAERIAAHLRVVQASFAGVITSFVAERYSGMADIDLLAEVAGATLAAALVTAVESWGRHGCTDDLNGITATCVNLVRSGLAPLS, encoded by the coding sequence ATGGCCACCTCGCCGAACCTGCACGAGCTGCGACGATTGACGACGCGTCAGGCGTTGCGACGGGCCGCCCTGGCGAGTTTCGCGAGCAAGGGCTTCTCCAACGTCACTGTGACCGAGCTGGCGCGCGAGGCCGGTGTCACCGAGCGGACCTTCTTCCGGCATTTCCCGACCAAGGAAGCCGTGCTGTTCGCCGATTACGAGACGCAGGTCGAATGGCTGTCGGACGCGTTGGCCCGGCGGCCGCCCAGTGAGTCGGTGTTCGACGCCGTGCTGGCCGCGGTCGACAGTTTTCCCCACGACTTCGAGGTGGTCCGCCAGGCGGCGAGCGCGCGCACGGAACTGATCAGTGCCGAGCGGATCGCGGCTCATCTGAGGGTCGTCCAGGCATCGTTCGCCGGGGTGATCACCAGTTTCGTCGCCGAGCGCTATTCCGGGATGGCCGATATCGATCTGCTCGCAGAGGTGGCAGGCGCGACCCTGGCTGCGGCGCTGGTGACCGCCGTGGAGAGCTGGGGCCGGCACGGCTGCACGGATGACCTGAACGGGATCACCGCTACCTGCGTGAATCTCGTCAGGTCAGGTCTCGCACCGCTGTCCTGA
- a CDS encoding MFS transporter, translating to MRKFMTLHRNVRVRIGLAFVHKLIDAMILTFIAIYLAARVGIATTGALILLFAVFAVFGMLLGGHLSEMWGRRPVLIVGDLIGTAFLVLMAAAFFADWGPLAVYFSYAIVKFGTNLALPANDSTIIDVTPPEDRKYIYTVNYWVINLALGGGALLGGFLYNSHFGAVILGGAVGMGFTLLVTVLLVTETKPASSPASTIPASAPGKLRGWAQFAEGYKVVLADSIFRRLIIIATLILTLEGQLSTAIGIRLSNDFGVQYVFPFGDVHGVQMLGVLKAVNTILVVLLALKVNSLLRQLSDRTRVYVGVALYAGGFAVLAVTNTAWLLLLAVVVLTMGELMNTPVQQGLLAELAPDDGRPRYMAAYYLHIRFGQVVNSLLISLSAFLSTLGMAGIYLLFGVVILMQYRVILDRRQARAAAQAPLTV from the coding sequence ATGAGGAAGTTCATGACTTTGCACCGCAATGTCCGCGTCAGGATCGGGCTGGCGTTCGTCCACAAGCTGATCGACGCGATGATCCTCACCTTCATCGCGATCTACCTCGCCGCCCGGGTGGGAATAGCGACCACGGGCGCGCTGATCCTGCTGTTCGCCGTGTTCGCGGTCTTCGGCATGCTGCTCGGCGGTCACTTGTCAGAGATGTGGGGACGTCGGCCGGTTCTCATCGTCGGGGACCTCATCGGCACCGCCTTCCTGGTGCTGATGGCCGCGGCCTTCTTCGCCGATTGGGGCCCGCTCGCGGTGTACTTCAGCTACGCCATAGTCAAATTCGGGACCAACCTCGCGCTGCCTGCCAACGACTCGACCATCATCGACGTCACCCCGCCCGAGGACCGCAAGTACATCTACACAGTCAACTACTGGGTGATCAACCTCGCGCTCGGCGGCGGTGCGCTGCTCGGTGGCTTCCTCTACAACTCGCACTTCGGCGCGGTGATCCTGGGCGGCGCCGTCGGCATGGGCTTCACCCTTCTCGTCACCGTGCTACTGGTGACGGAGACGAAGCCGGCGTCCAGCCCAGCGTCGACGATCCCCGCCTCGGCACCCGGCAAGCTTCGCGGCTGGGCTCAGTTCGCCGAGGGATACAAGGTGGTGCTGGCCGACTCGATATTCCGCAGGCTCATCATCATCGCCACCCTGATACTGACGCTCGAAGGGCAGCTGAGCACCGCAATCGGCATCCGGCTGTCGAACGACTTCGGGGTCCAGTACGTGTTCCCGTTCGGCGACGTGCACGGCGTGCAGATGCTCGGCGTGCTCAAGGCGGTGAACACCATCCTGGTCGTGCTGCTCGCGCTGAAGGTCAACTCGCTGCTTCGGCAGCTGTCAGACCGGACCCGCGTCTATGTGGGCGTCGCTCTCTACGCGGGCGGCTTCGCGGTGCTGGCGGTCACCAACACCGCCTGGCTCCTACTGCTCGCCGTCGTGGTGCTGACCATGGGCGAGCTGATGAACACCCCGGTGCAGCAGGGCCTGCTCGCGGAGCTGGCTCCGGACGACGGCCGGCCTCGCTACATGGCCGCGTACTACCTGCACATCCGTTTCGGTCAGGTGGTCAACTCGCTGCTGATCAGCTTGAGCGCATTCCTGAGCACCCTCGGGATGGCCGGCATCTACCTGCTCTTCGGCGTCGTGATCCTCATGCAGTACCGCGTGATCCTCGACCGCCGCCAGGCGCGTGCCGCTGCCCAAGCACCCCTGACCGTCTGA
- a CDS encoding cyclase family protein translates to MTRFVDLTHGFYDGMPSYPADWFPQFVSERTMTPETDPYGTKRTFSYLHVFPHNGTHMEYRLHFFPGAEGIDDVPLHTLIGRACVADLSEKGELEPVTGEDLERVLRPVWREGDRLLVRTDYLHNNWGRPDYWDVPPYLTPSAAEWAIDNGASLFGLDCLTERPGDAESPVHHALLAAGIPLLEYVTNMHELTKQVVQLVALPMKAAGAEAAPTRVIAMEESDD, encoded by the coding sequence ATGACCCGATTCGTCGACCTGACCCACGGCTTCTACGACGGAATGCCGTCCTATCCCGCCGACTGGTTTCCGCAGTTCGTCAGCGAGCGCACGATGACCCCGGAGACCGACCCGTACGGCACCAAGCGCACGTTCTCGTACCTGCACGTGTTTCCGCACAACGGGACACACATGGAGTACCGGCTGCATTTCTTTCCGGGCGCCGAAGGCATCGATGATGTTCCGCTGCACACCTTGATCGGCCGCGCCTGCGTCGCCGACCTCTCCGAAAAGGGTGAGCTGGAGCCGGTCACCGGTGAAGATTTGGAGCGGGTCCTGCGGCCTGTATGGCGGGAGGGCGACCGGCTGCTGGTCCGCACCGACTACCTGCACAACAACTGGGGCCGGCCCGACTACTGGGACGTCCCGCCGTACCTGACCCCGTCGGCCGCCGAATGGGCAATCGACAACGGCGCCAGCCTGTTCGGGCTGGACTGCCTCACCGAACGGCCCGGTGACGCCGAGTCCCCCGTGCATCACGCGTTGCTGGCGGCCGGCATCCCGCTGCTGGAGTACGTCACCAACATGCACGAGCTCACCAAGCAGGTCGTGCAGCTGGTTGCCCTGCCCATGAAGGCCGCCGGCGCCGAGGCGGCTCCCACGAGAGTCATTGCAATGGAGGAGTCCGATGACTGA
- a CDS encoding DUF362 domain-containing protein produces MTERVRPSVALAPVADDAAVPGVLHRLLELIDEPLSALSPGAEVLIKPNLFQTDPGFHVSPALLAAIARAVAEHGAKPVIAERTHAIYEILNDHEAARYARVVSFDDLPLRITNIPGATSLRVPIAVPELIEDCDYFIGVPQLRTHASVVYSNAMKNLVGLLPGYTTRIVHMAGVDESTVDLNLMRPQDLVICDGTTVIEGNYPMDGRARSVGFLAAGRNAVALDVAVGVLAGFDPNSVAYLRDAHQRGMGPIALEDIDLRGTPLAELAFDMVKAPVEIVPPRAGIHVHAEHACPACSRFVAGAMRALAEELCAWDGEMTVISGPQVQMPPLRGVVVLVGNCLYESRDLGIFIEGCPPRAIQLAAFRYAMGKEVGDHERTQFRVPPRLAGVSA; encoded by the coding sequence ATGACTGAGCGGGTCCGGCCCTCCGTTGCCCTTGCGCCGGTTGCCGACGACGCCGCAGTGCCCGGTGTGTTGCATCGGCTGCTAGAGCTGATCGACGAGCCACTGTCCGCCCTGAGTCCCGGCGCCGAGGTGCTGATCAAGCCCAACTTGTTTCAGACCGATCCGGGTTTTCATGTGAGTCCGGCACTGCTGGCCGCCATCGCCCGCGCCGTGGCCGAGCACGGAGCCAAACCAGTGATCGCCGAGCGCACCCATGCCATCTACGAAATCCTGAACGATCACGAGGCCGCCCGGTACGCCCGTGTTGTCAGTTTCGACGATCTTCCGTTGCGGATCACCAATATTCCGGGTGCCACGTCGCTGCGGGTACCGATCGCCGTACCCGAGCTGATCGAAGACTGCGACTACTTCATCGGGGTGCCGCAGCTGCGCACGCACGCGAGCGTCGTCTACTCCAACGCGATGAAGAACCTCGTCGGGCTGCTGCCCGGGTACACGACCCGAATCGTGCACATGGCAGGTGTCGACGAGTCCACAGTGGATCTCAACCTGATGCGCCCGCAGGATCTGGTCATCTGCGACGGAACCACGGTCATCGAGGGCAACTACCCGATGGACGGGCGCGCCCGCTCGGTGGGTTTCCTGGCCGCCGGCCGCAATGCCGTCGCCCTCGACGTCGCCGTCGGGGTGCTGGCCGGCTTCGATCCGAACAGCGTCGCCTATCTGCGCGACGCACATCAACGTGGCATGGGGCCCATCGCCCTCGAGGACATCGACCTGCGCGGTACTCCGCTGGCGGAGCTCGCCTTCGACATGGTCAAGGCGCCGGTGGAGATCGTTCCGCCGCGCGCGGGCATCCACGTGCACGCCGAGCACGCCTGCCCGGCCTGCAGCCGGTTCGTGGCCGGCGCCATGCGTGCGCTCGCGGAGGAGCTGTGCGCCTGGGACGGTGAGATGACGGTCATCTCCGGTCCGCAGGTGCAGATGCCGCCGCTGCGCGGGGTGGTGGTGCTGGTCGGCAACTGCCTCTACGAGAGCCGCGATCTCGGCATCTTCATCGAGGGTTGCCCGCCGCGCGCCATTCAGCTCGCCGCGTTCCGCTACGCGATGGGCAAAGAGGTCGGCGACCACGAGCGGACCCAGTTCCGGGTGCCGCCACGGCTGGCGGGTGTGTCGGCATGA
- a CDS encoding anthranilate synthase component I family protein: MTITTISTVTSPGAALPAGSRLYRHVVPLARPMNPATAAAALRTDGRVMLTAGSDGSRATLAVGELAVLSHPGGAGHAPLADAVEFLAGLDIPADTPDSEVAWYGLLGYDAARDFERLPSRHPATDRPVYEFFLPEVLVQFTDGHGQVIGRGSSAAAARAAAERVARRLGRHAVAPFGGIAVGTGVFGFSFEEYAAAVDRAKGHILDGDVFQLVLSNAWSAPATVDGLAVFERLTAINPSPYHFWYGGPRFEVVGASPEPCLTLNDGRALIRPLAGTRPRGHDSVADLRAEADLRASVKELAEHRMLVDLARNDLGRVCRPGSVSVERLMDVERYSHVMHLTSDVGGHIRDDRRTDELIRATFPAGTMTGTPKVRAMQIIDDLEPSPRWLYSGAVGSFGLSHVDLFLTIRSMVLCDGEIRLQAGGGIVHDSEASAEHAECLAKLGSGARALGVTMKGGAK, encoded by the coding sequence ATGACGATCACGACGATCAGCACGGTCACCTCGCCCGGGGCGGCGCTGCCCGCGGGATCGCGGCTGTACCGCCATGTCGTGCCGCTGGCGAGACCGATGAACCCAGCGACTGCCGCTGCTGCGCTGCGTACCGACGGGCGGGTCATGCTCACCGCCGGATCCGACGGTAGCCGCGCGACGCTGGCCGTCGGCGAGCTCGCCGTACTTTCTCACCCAGGCGGCGCAGGCCACGCGCCCTTGGCCGACGCCGTGGAGTTCCTTGCCGGGCTGGATATCCCGGCGGACACCCCGGATTCCGAGGTGGCCTGGTACGGCCTGCTGGGCTATGACGCGGCGCGCGATTTCGAGCGGCTGCCCAGCCGTCACCCGGCGACCGATCGGCCGGTGTACGAGTTCTTCCTGCCCGAGGTGCTGGTGCAGTTCACGGACGGGCACGGACAGGTGATCGGCCGCGGTTCATCGGCGGCCGCCGCACGCGCCGCGGCAGAGCGGGTCGCGAGAAGGCTCGGCAGGCATGCCGTCGCACCGTTCGGTGGTATCGCCGTCGGCACAGGCGTTTTCGGCTTCAGCTTCGAGGAGTACGCCGCGGCGGTCGACCGCGCGAAGGGCCACATCCTCGACGGCGACGTTTTTCAACTCGTTCTGTCGAATGCCTGGTCCGCACCGGCCACCGTGGACGGTCTTGCCGTCTTCGAGCGACTGACCGCGATCAATCCGTCCCCGTACCACTTCTGGTACGGCGGCCCGCGCTTCGAGGTGGTCGGCGCTTCACCGGAACCGTGCCTGACGCTGAACGACGGCCGGGCGCTCATCCGTCCACTCGCCGGAACCCGCCCCCGCGGCCACGACAGCGTCGCCGACCTGCGCGCCGAAGCCGACCTGCGCGCGTCGGTAAAGGAATTGGCCGAGCACCGGATGCTCGTCGACCTCGCGCGCAACGACCTGGGTCGGGTGTGCCGGCCGGGCAGCGTGTCCGTCGAGCGGCTGATGGACGTGGAGCGCTATTCCCACGTGATGCACCTGACCTCGGACGTGGGCGGCCACATCCGCGATGACCGGCGAACTGACGAACTAATCCGCGCAACATTCCCTGCCGGCACCATGACCGGCACGCCCAAAGTGCGTGCGATGCAGATCATCGACGACCTGGAGCCGAGCCCGCGCTGGCTGTACTCGGGAGCTGTCGGCTCCTTCGGTCTGTCACACGTGGACCTATTCCTGACGATTCGCAGCATGGTGCTGTGCGACGGGGAAATTCGCCTGCAGGCAGGAGGCGGCATCGTGCACGACTCCGAGGCGTCGGCCGAGCACGCCGAATGCCTGGCGAAGCTCGGCTCGGGCGCCCGAGCCCTTGGCGTAACCATGAAAGGCGGTGCGAAATGA
- a CDS encoding anthranilate synthase component II, which translates to MICVIDNYDSFVYNLVQYVGDLGDECVVYRNDEVTVEQVGLLAPDLILISPGPGDPADAGISIELIRRLGHSFPIFGVCLGHQAIGAAFGARIRHAAAPMHGKCSDIRHDGSGVFAGLRNPLTVARYHSLVIEADTLPAELVATAWSEEGEIMGVRHRTLPIEGVQFHPESLFTEQGVDIVGNAVRGMLNRLSVEAVGAA; encoded by the coding sequence ATGATCTGTGTCATCGATAACTACGACTCGTTCGTCTACAACCTCGTGCAATACGTGGGAGATCTCGGCGACGAGTGTGTCGTGTACCGCAACGACGAGGTGACCGTCGAACAGGTCGGACTTCTCGCGCCCGACTTGATCCTGATCTCACCGGGCCCGGGCGATCCGGCCGACGCGGGTATCTCCATCGAGCTGATCCGGCGGCTGGGCCACAGCTTCCCCATTTTCGGAGTGTGTCTCGGCCACCAAGCGATCGGTGCCGCCTTCGGCGCTCGGATCCGGCACGCCGCCGCACCGATGCACGGTAAGTGCTCCGACATCAGGCACGACGGAAGCGGTGTTTTCGCCGGACTGCGAAACCCGCTGACGGTCGCCCGCTATCACTCCCTGGTGATCGAGGCTGACACGCTTCCCGCTGAATTGGTGGCGACCGCCTGGTCGGAGGAGGGCGAGATCATGGGCGTCCGGCACCGGACGCTGCCGATCGAGGGCGTGCAGTTCCACCCGGAGTCGCTGTTCACCGAACAAGGCGTCGACATCGTCGGCAATGCGGTGCGCGGCATGCTCAACCGGCTTTCCGTGGAGGCGGTGGGGGCCGCATGA
- the larE gene encoding ATP-dependent sacrificial sulfur transferase LarE: MNADRLLASLQSLDSVAVAFSGGVDSTVVLAAALRALPADRVLAVIAVSPSLARTELIEARQVAADLGVELVEVRVDELDVPGYRANAGNRCYFCKHTVLSAVSELAVQRGIAHVATGTHADDRRALHRPGLRAARELQVVEPLADAGLGKQEIRMLAAAWSLPVAEKPATPCLASRIAVGVPVSIGRLGLVERAEIAVRARLADVGVQPRDLRVRLLGNGFAVELDDLAHAALEALPGLTAEVLIELNGIGLTGAGRVGTYRSPALAPATGDSAVAS; encoded by the coding sequence ATGAACGCCGACCGGCTGCTGGCCTCCCTTCAATCACTCGACAGTGTGGCCGTCGCGTTTTCCGGTGGAGTCGACTCCACTGTGGTGCTGGCTGCGGCGTTGCGGGCGCTGCCTGCCGATCGGGTGCTTGCGGTGATCGCCGTCTCGCCCAGCCTTGCCCGCACCGAACTGATCGAGGCGCGACAGGTTGCCGCCGATCTCGGCGTCGAGCTGGTCGAAGTCCGGGTCGACGAGCTCGATGTTCCCGGCTACCGCGCGAATGCCGGCAACCGGTGCTATTTCTGCAAGCACACTGTGCTGAGCGCCGTCAGCGAGCTCGCCGTCCAGCGGGGCATCGCGCACGTGGCCACCGGTACGCACGCCGACGATCGTCGGGCCCTGCACCGACCCGGTCTGCGTGCCGCCCGTGAGCTTCAGGTGGTCGAACCGCTCGCCGATGCAGGCCTCGGCAAGCAGGAGATCCGGATGCTGGCCGCCGCGTGGTCGTTACCCGTCGCCGAGAAGCCGGCGACGCCGTGCCTGGCCTCACGTATCGCCGTAGGAGTACCGGTCTCCATAGGCCGGCTGGGCCTGGTGGAGCGCGCCGAGATCGCGGTGCGAGCGCGCCTGGCCGATGTCGGTGTCCAACCACGTGATCTACGAGTTCGGTTGCTCGGCAACGGATTTGCCGTTGAGCTGGACGACCTGGCGCACGCCGCGCTTGAGGCGTTGCCCGGGCTCACCGCCGAGGTCCTCATCGAGCTCAACGGCATCGGACTGACCGGTGCGGGACGGGTGGGGACCTACCGCTCTCCTGCGCTCGCGCCCGCCACCGGTGACAGTGCGGTCGCCTCGTGA
- a CDS encoding GNAT family N-acetyltransferase, with protein sequence MRSAASGWRVRPVSAAEVWPIRHRVLRPRHPLECSRYAEDDLPGARHFAAFHGARPVGAASVYHEDPPAEFIVPGLEPGQAWHLRGMATLDEVRGTGAGSALLRTALTQAALAGAAVVWCKAGAPATDFYRKHGFQTLGEEFEIPRIGPHSFMYWVKIGHHPIGDNAVAS encoded by the coding sequence GTGAGATCTGCGGCGTCGGGCTGGCGTGTGCGACCGGTCTCCGCCGCAGAGGTGTGGCCCATCCGCCACCGGGTGTTGCGCCCGCGACATCCGTTGGAATGCAGCCGCTACGCCGAAGACGACCTCCCCGGGGCCCGGCATTTCGCCGCGTTCCACGGGGCCCGTCCGGTGGGTGCAGCCTCGGTGTATCACGAGGATCCGCCCGCCGAATTCATCGTGCCGGGCCTTGAACCGGGCCAAGCCTGGCACTTGCGCGGTATGGCTACCCTCGACGAGGTTCGCGGTACCGGTGCGGGCAGCGCCCTGTTGCGGACCGCACTGACCCAGGCCGCGCTCGCCGGCGCAGCAGTGGTCTGGTGCAAGGCCGGCGCCCCCGCCACGGACTTCTACCGCAAACACGGATTTCAAACCCTTGGTGAGGAGTTCGAGATCCCCCGTATCGGGCCGCATTCGTTCATGTACTGGGTCAAGATCGGCCATCACCCCATCGGTGACAATGCGGTCGCGTCGTGA
- the larB gene encoding nickel pincer cofactor biosynthesis protein LarB, with protein sequence MTEPWQPDEALAAFADLDFDRAARRGYPEAVYCRGKTTEQVRLIAGALRAHEARTLFTRASPEHAAAILGELPDAFHDAASGLLAWPPDPPEAVGGPVLVVAAGTADQRVAREALLTARHLGRSADLIMDVGVAGLHRLLRRLDELRAAKVIVVVAGMDGALPAVVAGLVAAPVVAVPTSTGYGAAFEGLAPLLTMLNSCAPGVAVVNIDNGYGAGHLAAQIAAPS encoded by the coding sequence ATGACGGAGCCTTGGCAGCCCGACGAGGCGCTGGCCGCCTTCGCCGACCTTGATTTCGACCGAGCTGCTCGCCGCGGCTATCCGGAGGCGGTGTACTGCCGGGGCAAGACGACAGAACAGGTCCGGCTGATCGCCGGCGCCCTGCGCGCGCACGAGGCCCGCACATTGTTCACCCGGGCCAGCCCGGAGCACGCCGCCGCAATACTCGGTGAGCTGCCAGATGCCTTCCACGACGCAGCCAGCGGACTACTGGCCTGGCCCCCGGACCCGCCGGAGGCGGTGGGTGGCCCGGTCCTCGTCGTGGCCGCCGGCACGGCCGACCAACGCGTCGCGCGGGAGGCGCTCCTCACCGCCCGGCACCTCGGTCGGTCGGCGGACCTGATCATGGACGTCGGTGTCGCCGGCTTGCATCGATTGTTGCGACGGCTCGACGAGCTCCGCGCGGCCAAGGTGATCGTCGTGGTGGCGGGGATGGACGGGGCACTCCCGGCGGTGGTCGCCGGGCTGGTCGCAGCACCCGTGGTGGCGGTCCCGACGTCGACAGGTTACGGCGCGGCGTTCGAGGGCCTGGCGCCGCTGCTGACAATGCTCAACAGCTGCGCGCCCGGGGTCGCGGTGGTCAACATCGACAACGGCTACGGCGCAGGCCACCTTGCCGCTCAGATAGCCGCACCGTCCTGA
- the larC gene encoding nickel pincer cofactor biosynthesis protein LarC, which produces MGHTAGLHLWVDATAGIAGDMLLGALIDAGATLDGIQSAVAAVVPGEVALRTSTVQRSGLRALKLDVESRAEDHPHRSWARIRSMLETAELTTAVRTTALATFARLADAEARVHGVSTEDVHFHEVGSWDSIADIVGVCAALAELAVTRVTASPVAVGSGRIGSVHGDLPVPPPAVLELARGWQVLAGGDGELATPTGMALIRALADECTPIAPMEITAVGVGAGGRDVPGRANVVRVALGIPVADVPATESMWVLETNIDDLDPRVWPTVLAALLEGGAADAWLVPIVMKKGRPAHTLCVLARDADREVLRDSIFGLTSTIGVREAPVSRVALDRDWRAVALNGGEVRIKVALRADRIVHATPEFDDAAALARARDVPVRQVLDEAIAAAEAAMLRPGAQWPGEPCDQDGAAI; this is translated from the coding sequence ATGGGGCACACTGCCGGCCTACATCTGTGGGTGGACGCCACAGCGGGCATCGCGGGCGACATGTTGCTGGGTGCATTGATCGACGCAGGCGCCACGCTCGACGGAATCCAATCCGCAGTCGCCGCGGTCGTGCCCGGCGAGGTCGCGCTACGCACGAGCACAGTGCAGCGGTCCGGCCTGCGCGCGCTGAAGCTGGACGTGGAAAGTCGCGCCGAGGACCATCCTCACCGCTCGTGGGCACGTATCCGTTCGATGCTCGAGACCGCCGAGCTGACCACCGCGGTACGCACGACCGCGCTCGCGACGTTCGCACGGCTTGCCGACGCGGAGGCGCGGGTGCACGGAGTCTCGACCGAGGACGTGCATTTCCATGAGGTGGGTTCGTGGGACTCGATCGCCGACATCGTCGGTGTGTGCGCCGCGCTGGCCGAGCTTGCGGTCACCCGGGTGACGGCCAGCCCGGTGGCGGTGGGCTCCGGGCGGATCGGCTCAGTCCACGGCGACCTGCCGGTGCCACCACCCGCCGTTCTCGAGCTTGCGCGCGGCTGGCAGGTCCTTGCGGGCGGTGACGGCGAGCTCGCCACACCCACCGGCATGGCATTGATCCGCGCACTGGCCGACGAGTGCACTCCCATTGCGCCGATGGAGATCACGGCGGTCGGCGTGGGCGCGGGCGGGCGTGACGTCCCCGGGCGCGCCAACGTGGTCCGCGTGGCCCTCGGCATTCCGGTGGCCGACGTGCCTGCGACCGAGAGCATGTGGGTACTGGAGACGAACATCGACGACCTGGATCCGCGGGTGTGGCCGACGGTGCTTGCCGCGTTGCTCGAAGGGGGCGCCGCCGACGCGTGGCTCGTGCCTATCGTGATGAAGAAGGGTCGGCCGGCGCACACGCTATGCGTGCTCGCGCGCGACGCCGATCGGGAAGTACTGCGCGACAGCATATTTGGTCTGACCTCGACGATTGGCGTACGAGAGGCGCCGGTGTCACGCGTGGCCCTGGACCGGGACTGGCGGGCCGTCGCGCTGAACGGTGGCGAGGTTCGGATCAAGGTGGCCCTACGGGCCGATCGCATCGTGCACGCAACCCCGGAGTTCGACGACGCCGCGGCCCTGGCGCGCGCCCGTGACGTACCGGTGCGGCAAGTGCTCGACGAGGCGATCGCCGCCGCCGAAGCCGCGATGCTCCGTCCCGGAGCGCAATGGCCGGGCGAGCCTTGCGATCAGGACGGTGCGGCTATCTGA